From the Mycoplasmatota bacterium genome, one window contains:
- the pnp gene encoding polyribonucleotide nucleotidyltransferase, which produces MSEKKIFELEFAGRKLIVEQGELAKQANGAVLVRYGETVVLSTVTASKKPKDLDFFPLQVGYEERLYAVGKVPGGFIKREGRPTEHAVLSGRLIDRPIRPLFPDGFRNEVQVINYIMSVEHDCTPEMTAMFGSSLALMISDIPFNGPIAGVYVGRVNNEFVINPTVSQKENSDIDLAVSGTSEAVNMVEAAAQEVREEDMLDAIIYGHQELQKLIQFQKEIVEEVGKEKIEIKLYEVPQEINDRVRSLAEKDLIEAVKTFDKQERQENINAISEKIIAIYEEEEADQDVIKKVNEVIHDIVKEEVRRLITEDKIRPDGRRVNEIRPLSSHIDVLPRVHGSGLFTRGQTQVLSSCTLGAISEYQKLDGLEEEVTKRFMHHYNFPPFSVGETGRYGGPGRREIGHGALGERALRQVLPSEDDFPYTIRLVSEVLESNGSTSQASICASSMAMMAAGVPIKEPVAGIAMGLVKKGEYYTVLTDIQGLEDHLGDMDFKVAGTKKGVTAIQMDIKIAGLNKDILHEALVQARAGRMEILNHMSGTISEARPELSKYAPKVKMMRIKPEKIRDVIGPNGKQINAIIEQTDVKIDIEQDGRVFIMHQDYENINKTIQIIEDIVREVVVGAIYTGKVTRVEKFGCFVEVFPGAEGLVHISQLDKERVGKVEDVVSVGDEIIVKVTDIDEKNRINLSRKAAIIND; this is translated from the coding sequence ATGAGTGAAAAAAAGATTTTCGAATTGGAATTTGCGGGAAGAAAATTAATCGTTGAACAAGGAGAATTAGCTAAACAAGCGAATGGTGCCGTTCTTGTACGTTATGGTGAGACAGTTGTTTTATCAACTGTTACGGCATCTAAAAAACCGAAAGATTTAGATTTCTTTCCATTACAAGTGGGGTATGAAGAACGTTTATATGCCGTAGGTAAAGTACCTGGTGGTTTTATTAAGCGTGAAGGTAGACCCACAGAACATGCAGTTTTATCTGGTCGTTTAATAGATAGACCAATCCGCCCGTTATTTCCTGATGGTTTCCGCAATGAAGTTCAAGTAATTAATTATATAATGTCTGTAGAACATGATTGTACTCCAGAAATGACAGCAATGTTTGGTTCATCACTTGCTTTAATGATATCTGATATACCTTTTAATGGACCAATTGCTGGGGTTTATGTTGGAAGAGTTAATAATGAGTTTGTGATTAACCCAACGGTAAGTCAAAAAGAAAATTCAGATATTGATTTGGCTGTTTCTGGAACAAGTGAAGCTGTTAATATGGTTGAAGCTGCTGCTCAAGAAGTTCGTGAAGAAGATATGTTAGATGCAATTATTTATGGACATCAAGAGTTACAGAAATTAATTCAATTTCAAAAGGAAATTGTTGAAGAAGTTGGAAAAGAAAAAATTGAAATCAAGCTTTATGAAGTACCGCAAGAAATTAACGATAGAGTTAGAAGTTTAGCAGAAAAAGATTTGATTGAAGCAGTTAAAACATTTGATAAACAAGAACGTCAAGAAAATATTAATGCTATTTCTGAAAAGATTATTGCGATTTATGAAGAAGAAGAAGCAGATCAAGATGTAATTAAAAAAGTGAATGAAGTAATTCATGATATCGTTAAAGAAGAAGTAAGACGCTTAATTACAGAAGATAAAATCAGACCTGATGGAAGAAGAGTTAATGAGATTAGACCATTATCAAGTCATATTGATGTTTTACCACGTGTTCATGGATCAGGATTATTTACTCGTGGACAAACACAAGTCTTATCATCTTGTACATTAGGTGCAATAAGTGAATATCAAAAATTAGACGGTTTAGAAGAAGAAGTAACAAAACGTTTCATGCATCATTATAATTTCCCACCATTTTCTGTTGGTGAAACAGGAAGATATGGTGGACCAGGTAGACGTGAAATTGGTCATGGTGCATTAGGAGAAAGAGCATTAAGACAAGTTTTACCAAGTGAAGATGATTTTCCATATACAATTCGCCTTGTTTCTGAGGTATTAGAATCAAATGGTTCAACATCTCAAGCTTCTATTTGTGCATCATCTATGGCTATGATGGCTGCAGGTGTACCAATTAAAGAACCAGTTGCTGGTATTGCCATGGGTCTAGTAAAAAAAGGTGAATATTATACGGTATTAACTGATATTCAAGGATTAGAAGATCATTTAGGTGACATGGACTTTAAAGTAGCAGGAACTAAAAAAGGTGTTACCGCAATTCAAATGGATATCAAAATTGCAGGACTTAATAAAGATATTTTACATGAAGCGCTTGTTCAAGCACGCGCAGGAAGAATGGAAATTTTAAATCATATGTCAGGTACAATCTCTGAAGCTCGTCCTGAGTTATCAAAATATGCACCTAAAGTTAAAATGATGCGTATTAAACCAGAAAAGATTCGAGATGTTATTGGACCAAATGGTAAACAAATTAATGCGATAATTGAACAAACAGACGTTAAAATTGATATTGAGCAAGACGGTCGTGTCTTTATCATGCATCAAGATTACGAAAATATTAATAAAACAATTCAAATTATTGAAGATATCGTTCGTGAAGTAGTTGTTGGTGCTATTTATACTGGTAAAGTTACACGTGTTGAAAAATTCGGTTGTTTCGTAGAAGTTTTCCCTGGAGCTGAAGGGTTAGTTCATATCTCTCAACTTGATAAAGAAAGAGTTGGTAAGGTTGAAGATGTTGTTAGTGTAGGGGATGAAATCATCGTAAAAGTAACAGATATTGATGAGAAGAATCGAATTAATTTATCTAGAAAAGCAGCTATAATAAATGATTAA
- the rpsO gene encoding 30S ribosomal protein S15, with protein MALLKQEKEQIIKEFAIHEGDTGSVEVQIAILTTEIKRINEHLKEHKKDHHTRRGLLKKVGRRKHLLVYLKENNIESYRNVISKLGLRH; from the coding sequence ATGGCTTTATTAAAACAAGAAAAAGAACAAATTATTAAAGAATTTGCGATTCATGAAGGTGATACAGGTTCTGTTGAAGTTCAAATTGCGATTTTAACAACAGAAATTAAACGTATTAATGAACATTTAAAAGAACATAAGAAAGATCACCATACACGTCGTGGATTATTAAAAAAAGTTGGTAGACGTAAACATTTATTAGTTTATTTAAAAGAAAACAATATTGAAAGTTATCGTAATGTTATTTCTAAATTAGGACTTCGTCACTAA
- a CDS encoding bifunctional riboflavin kinase/FAD synthetase: protein MKVVYLNTNSKILPIKNGLVLALGYFDGLHIAHQSLIKKTLETAKENHYRSGLMTFQPNPKYLLGKQKIESLLTPHHMKINLLDKMGVDYLFVVKFDLSIAKLSPRQFVEKFILALDTKHVVTGFDFLYGYKGKGNINTLFEDGKKLFGITMIDEQKINGVKISSSRIRELIVNGQVDEVKPYLGRLYTTEGIVIHGFKRGREMGYPTANISTINNYLIPQNGVYIVKVKVFQQEYYGICNIGHNPTFRENNNKSVEVHILNFDKYIYNEKITITWIKKIRDEKKFDCVENLIAQLNEDKEKAFKFINNA, encoded by the coding sequence GTGAAAGTCGTTTATTTGAATACAAATAGTAAAATATTACCGATAAAAAATGGGTTAGTGTTAGCTTTAGGTTACTTTGATGGCTTGCATATAGCTCATCAGAGTTTAATTAAAAAAACATTAGAAACTGCAAAAGAGAATCATTATCGTAGTGGATTAATGACTTTTCAACCAAATCCAAAATATTTATTAGGAAAGCAAAAAATTGAAAGTTTATTAACCCCTCATCATATGAAAATAAATTTACTTGATAAAATGGGAGTAGACTATTTATTTGTGGTTAAATTTGATTTATCCATCGCTAAATTGTCTCCAAGACAGTTTGTCGAAAAATTTATTTTAGCACTTGATACGAAGCATGTTGTGACTGGGTTTGATTTTTTATATGGTTATAAAGGAAAAGGTAATATAAATACACTTTTTGAAGATGGAAAAAAACTCTTTGGAATAACCATGATTGACGAACAAAAAATAAATGGAGTTAAAATTAGTAGTAGTAGAATAAGAGAGTTAATTGTAAATGGACAAGTTGATGAAGTAAAACCTTATTTAGGAAGATTATATACAACAGAAGGAATTGTCATCCATGGATTTAAACGAGGAAGAGAAATGGGGTATCCAACCGCAAATATTTCAACGATTAATAATTATTTAATTCCTCAAAATGGTGTTTACATAGTAAAAGTTAAAGTATTCCAACAAGAATACTATGGAATTTGTAATATTGGACATAATCCTACTTTTAGAGAAAATAATAATAAAAGTGTTGAGGTTCATATTCTTAATTTTGATAAATATATTTATAATGAAAAGATTACTATTACATGGATAAAAAAAATACGCGATGAAAAGAAGTTTGATTGTGTTGAGAATTTAATTGCTCAATTAAATGAAGATAAAGAAAAAGCATTTAAATTTATTAATAACGCTTGA